A single window of Dermacentor albipictus isolate Rhodes 1998 colony chromosome 1, USDA_Dalb.pri_finalv2, whole genome shotgun sequence DNA harbors:
- the LOC135918763 gene encoding uncharacterized protein isoform X3, which translates to MARASFLCAVVYRLLSLVALWALVFVVAEGRYLPTRSGDELRGERLRELIRTLFERAELEKAAGLYPYAGDGRSGILSAQD; encoded by the exons CGCGCGCCTCTTTCCTGTGCGCAGTGGTGTACCGGCTGCTGAGCCTGGTGGCGCTGTGGGCGCTGGTGTTCGTGGTGGCCGAAGGACGCTACCTGCCGACCAGGTCCGGCGACGAGCTACGCGGGGAACGCCTGCGGGAGCTCATACGGACC TTGTTCGAGAGGGCCGAGCTGGAGAAGGCGGCGGGCCTCTATCCGTACGCCGGCGACGGCCGTAGCGGCATCCTCAGCGCTCAAGATTGA